The Coffea arabica cultivar ET-39 chromosome 1e, Coffea Arabica ET-39 HiFi, whole genome shotgun sequence genome has a window encoding:
- the LOC113698884 gene encoding probable ribose-5-phosphate isomerase 3, chloroplastic, producing the protein MAAAAATTTSPSLYFLSSHHNASTRLFLRPSPSITFRSSSRPSFSVKSLSTALTQDDLKKIAADKAVEYVKSGMVLGLGTGSTAAFVVAKLGELVASGKLTDIVGVPTSKRTQEQAASLNIPLATLDTHPSLDLAIDGADEVDSNLDLVKGRGGALLREKMVEAASDKFVVVVDDSKMVSGLGGSGLAMPVEVVQFCWKYNQIRLQELFNEEGVEAKLRLNGDGKPYVTDNSNYIVDLYFKNPIKDSAAAGKEISALEGVVEHGLFLDMATAVIIAGKDGVSVQSK; encoded by the coding sequence ATGGCCGCGGCCGCCGCCACAACCACCTCCCCCAGTCTATACTTCCTCTCTTCCCACCACAATGCAAGCACCCGCCTTTTCCTCCGCCCCAGTCCTTCTATCACCTTCCGCAGCAGCAGCCGCCCTTCATTCTCCGTCAAATCCCTGTCCACTGCTCTCACCCAAGACGACCTGAAAAAGATAGCTGCCGACAAAGCTGTCGAGTATGTAAAATCCGGGATGGTCCTCGGCCTGGGCACCGGCTCCACGGCCGCCTTTGTTGTCGCCAAGCTCGGAGAACTCGTCGCCAGCGGAAAATTAACGGACATTGTCGGAGTCCCCACCTCGAAACGAACCCAAGAGCAGGCGGCTTCTTTGAATATCCCTCTCGCCACCCTCGACACGCATCCCAGCCTCGACCTCGCCATCGATGGCGCTGACGAGGTCGATTCCAACCTTGACCTTGTCAAGGGCCGTGGTGGCGCTCTTCTCCGGGAGAAAATGGTTGAGGCTGCATCGGACAAGTTTGTAGTTGTGGTGGATGATTCCAAAATGGTGTCCGGATTGGGTGGCTCCGGCTTAGCTATGCCCGTTGAGGTGGTGCAGTTTTGTTGGAAGTATAATCAAATTAGGCTTCAAGAATTGTTTAACGAAGAAGGGGTCGAGGCAAAATTGAGATTGAATGGGGACGGGAAGCCTTATGTGACGGATAATTCGAATTATATCGTGgatttgtattttaaaaatccGATAAAGGATTCGGCGGCGGCCGGAAAGGAGATATCGGCTTTGGAAGGGGTGGTTGAACATGGGTTGTTCTTGGATATGGCCACTGCAGTTATTATTGCTGGTAAGGATGGAGTTAGTGTGCAGAgcaaatga